A window of the Euzebya pacifica genome harbors these coding sequences:
- a CDS encoding carbohydrate ABC transporter permease has product MAFFRRTRTAASSAPPASRRRRLGLHAALLGSCIVIGLPVLYAALVSTQTNPEVFQYQLTPGTAFGDNFEAVWEARSLGRYMLNSTIQALAITVGKTITALLAGLAFVYFRFPGKWLVFGFVLVTLLMPTEISILALFRIVNGFGWNDSVLGLTVPFFASATGAFLFRQHFANLPADLSEAAQLDGAGPLQFLWRILIPLSWNAIGALAVIQFVYAWNMYLWPLLIVADQRDQLVQVGLGTLLNTGQSLTYGPLMLGALLASVPPVLVFVALQKPFMSGFAVGGEK; this is encoded by the coding sequence ATGGCCTTCTTCCGCCGCACCAGGACCGCCGCGTCATCGGCCCCGCCAGCGTCTCGTCGTCGGCGCCTGGGCCTGCACGCGGCGCTGCTGGGGTCCTGCATCGTCATCGGCCTGCCCGTGCTCTACGCGGCGCTGGTGTCGACCCAGACCAACCCCGAGGTCTTCCAGTACCAGCTGACGCCCGGGACCGCGTTCGGCGACAACTTCGAAGCCGTGTGGGAGGCCCGGTCGTTGGGCCGCTACATGCTGAACTCCACCATCCAGGCGCTGGCGATCACCGTCGGCAAGACCATCACCGCCCTGCTGGCCGGCCTAGCGTTCGTCTACTTCCGCTTCCCCGGCAAGTGGCTGGTCTTCGGCTTCGTGCTGGTCACGCTGCTGATGCCGACCGAGATCTCCATCCTCGCCCTGTTCCGGATCGTCAACGGGTTCGGCTGGAACGACTCGGTGCTGGGGCTGACGGTCCCGTTCTTCGCCTCCGCGACCGGGGCGTTCCTGTTCCGCCAGCACTTCGCCAACCTGCCGGCCGACCTGTCGGAGGCCGCGCAGCTGGACGGCGCCGGCCCGTTGCAGTTCCTGTGGCGCATCCTCATCCCGCTGTCGTGGAACGCCATCGGTGCCTTGGCGGTCATCCAGTTCGTCTACGCCTGGAACATGTACCTGTGGCCGTTGCTGATCGTGGCCGACCAGCGTGACCAGCTGGTCCAGGTCGGTCTCGGCACGTTGCTCAACACGGGCCAGTCGCTGACCTACGGTCCGCTGATGCTGGGCGCCCTGCTCGCCTCGGTACCCCCGGTGCTGGTCTTCGTGGCCCTGCAGAAACCGTTCATGTCCGGCTTCGCGGTGGGCGGGGAGAAGTAG